A genome region from Prinia subflava isolate CZ2003 ecotype Zambia chromosome 12, Cam_Psub_1.2, whole genome shotgun sequence includes the following:
- the ABCA2 gene encoding ATP-binding cassette sub-family A member 2 isoform X4, whose protein sequence is MRSVLCGFWFGFWFFSAHVFFFFPTISPARLPFMPQLHAPVSFYTAAPLTSAGILPVMQSLCPDGQRDEFGFLQYSNSTVTQILEHLSEAVEQSSLFDPQHPGLEEELESLRRHLEALSSPEPSSMETHFSSRAGSSFTLAWAAKDQGELRHFLMQNLSLPNSTAELLLGSSIDLQEVYRQFFDDLPLVPDETHERDLWDGFGPGKKMTQLEKSFPNGWRSLQEGLVHRVLRDPVAAPHQPALLHMLSQALGLTSTAVAPAISDSPQAFVTEMENVLFTGPVLEQLTCERNPGGLHRLLRVSPRQQPLLAAYQALACNGSRATRQERFAQLASKLQEQLDTPKIISRLKLEKMNSTATQHRLRALLEDLVEMEKVLRDVDILSALAKLLPRGACASKAPPPTANSTSWASANATAGNATAEEEEGTGEGPSSIDNPQGQFSAFVQLWAGLQPILCGNNRTIEPEALKQGNMSSLGFTSKEQRNLGLLVHLMTSNPKILYAPVGTEVDKVILKANETFAFVGNVTHYAKAWLNISPEIRAYLEEGRLQRRIRWLQQLTADLHKHPEILNVSDSDVLHNFLNGNFSLPNASILLQQLDTIDNAACGWVRFMAKVSVDIFKGFPDEESIVNYTLNQAYQDNVTVFASVIFQTNRDGSLPPHVMYKIRQNSSFTEKTNEIRRAYWRPGPNTGGRFYFLYGFVWIQDMMERALINTFVGHDVVEPGNYVQMFPYPCYTRDDFLFVIEHMMPLCMVISWVYSVAMMIQHIVTEKEHRLKEVMKMMGLNNAVHWVAWFITGFVQLSISVTALTAILKYGKVLMHSDVLIIWLFLAIYAVATIMFCFLVSVLYSKAKLASACGGIIYFLSYVPYMYVAIREEVAHDKITAFEKCIASFMSTTAFGLGSKYFALYEVAGVGIQWHTFSQSPVEGDDFNLLLSMMMLVVDAIVYGVLTWYIEAVHPGMFGLPRPWYFPFQKSYWLGNGRVETWEWTWPWSRNNRLSIMEEDQACAMESRRLEETRGIEEEPTHLPLVVCIDKLTKVYKTDKKLALNKLSLNLYENQVVSFLGHNGAGKTTTMSILTGLFPPTSGSATIYGHDIRTEMDKIRKNLGMCPQHNVLFDRLTVEEHLWFYSQLKSMAEEEIRKEMDKMIEDLELSNKRHCQVQTLSGGMKRKLSVAIAFVGGSRAVILDEPTAGVDPYARRAIWDLILKYKPGRTILLSTHHMDEADLLGDRIAIISHGKLKCCGSPLFLKSTYGDGYKLTVVKKQSDIRNGTEPGQPHSPLGHSSVSPCSEPRVSQFIKKYVASCLLISDTNTELSYILPSEAVKKGCFERLFQHLEQSLEELDLTSFGLMDTTLEEVFLKVSEEDQSLENSDVDMKESKDALQPPTSELGPKSEANGEPLAEAAVPEKPEVELSNLVTCSKLAQSQASLRSVSSVGSVRGDEGGAYSEFFGDYAPLFDNRQDPDNVSLQEQEAEVEAEDRDLAGQGSFKLEGSWLKLRQFHGLIVKRFHCAKRNTKALFSQILLPAFFVCVAMTVALSVPEIGDLPPLILSPSQYHNYTQPKGNFIPYANEERREYRIRLSPDASPQQLVNTFHLPSGVGATCVLKTPFNNTLDQPMQTLNLNSNESKMLAAKYFGAMCIDSFTQGLPLSNFVPPPPSPAPSDYPMSVDEDLLHAWNSTIFSTVKGTVTSAPALPRIIHEPIKCTCSMQGTGFSCPSGVGGHPPQMKVVTGDILTDITGRNVSEYLLYTSDRFRLHRYGALTFGNIQKSIPASFGARAPATVRKIAVRRTAQVFYNNKGYHSMPTYLNALNNAILRANLPKSKGNPAAYGITVTNHPMNKTSASLSLDYLLQGTDVVIAIFIIVAMSFVPASFVVFLVAEKATKAKHLQFVSGCDPVIYWLANYMWDMLNYLVPATCCIIILFVFDLPAYTSPTNFPAVLSLFLLYGWSITPIMYPASFWFEVPSSAYVFLIVINLFIGITATVATFLLQLFEHDKDLKVVNSYLKSCFLVFPNYNLGHGLMEMAYNEYINEYYAKIGQFDKMKSPFEWDIVTRGLVAMTIEGFVGFFITIMCQYNFFRKPQRLPVSTKPIEDDIDVANERHRVLRGDADNDMLKIENLTKVYKSRKIGRILAVDRLCVGVRPGECFGLLGVNGAGKTTTFKMLTGDESTTGGEAFINGHSILKELLQVQQSLGYCPQFDALFDELTAQEHLELYTRLRGIPWKDEERVVKWALKKLELTKYADKPASTYSGGNKRKLSTAIALIGYPAFIFLDEPTTGMDPKARRFLWNLILDVIKTGRSVVLTSHSMEECEALCTRLAIMVNGRLKCLGSIQHLKNRFGDGYMITVRTKSNLNVKEVVRFFNRNFPEAVLKERHHTKAQYQLKSDQISLAQIFSKMEQVVDVLGIEDYSVSQTTLDNVFVNFAKKQSDNLEQQETSPNCVLQSPLERMLSLLRPRTAPTELRALVVEEQEDLETDDEGLISFEEERAQLSFNTDTLC, encoded by the exons ATGCGCTCTGTGTtgtgtggtttttggtttggtttttggttcttttctgctcatgttttctttttctttcccaccaTCTCCCCTGCCCGCCTGCCCTTCATGCCTCAACTGCATGCGCCAGTCT CTTTCTACACGGCGGCCCCGCTCACATCAGCCGGGATTCTGCCGGTCATGCAGTCCCTGTGCCCTGACGGCCAGCGTGATGAGTTTGGCTTCCTGCAGTACTCCAACTCCAC GGTGACACAGATTCTGGAACACCTCAGCGAGGCAGTAGAGCAAAGCAGCCTCTTCGACCCTCAGCACCCAGGactggaggaggagctggagtcGCTGCGCCGGCACCTGGAGGCCCTCAGCAGTCCTGAGCCCAGCTCCATGGAGACCCACTTCAGCAGCCGAGCAG GATCCAGCTTCACACTGGCGTGGGCAGCCAAGGACCAGGGTGAGCTGCGGCACTTCCTGATGCAAAACCTGTCCCTCCccaacagcacagctgagctgctcctgggctccAGCATTGACCTGCAGGAG GTGTACCGGCAGTTCTTTGATGACTTGCCTTTGGTACCTGATGAGACCCATGAGCGAGACctgtgggatgggtttggccCTGGCAAGAAGATGACGCAGCTGGAG AAGAGCTTCCCCAATGGCTGGAGGAGCCTACAGGAAGGGCTGGTTCACAGGGTGCTGCGAGACCCAGTggcagccccacaccagccagcactgctccacatgctctcccaggctctgggcctcaccagcactgctgtggcacCTGCCATCTCTGATAGCCCCCAGGCCTTCGTCACCGAGATGGAG AATGTCCTCTTCACTGGGCCAGTGCTGGAACAGCTGACATGTGAGCGGAACCCAGGGGGACTGCACCGCCTCCTGCGCGTGtcccccaggcagcagccactgctggcagCATACCAGGCACTGGCCTGCAATGGCAGCCGAGCCACTCGGCAGGAGCGCTTTGCCCAGCTGGCCTCcaagctccaggagcagctggacaCCCCCAAGATCATCAGCAGG CTGAAGCTGGAGAAGATGAACAGCACAGCCACCCAGCACCGCCTCCGTGCCCTCCTCGAGGACCTGGTGGAGATGGAGAAGGTTCTCCGGGACGTGGACATCCTCTCGGCACTGGCtaagctgctgcccaggggagcctGTGCCAGCAAGGCCCCACCACCCACAGCCAACAGCACCAGCTGGGCCAGCGCCAATGCCACGGCTGGCAATgccacagcagaggaggaagagggcaCTGGGGAGGGCCCATCCAGCATCGACAACCCCCAGGGACAGTTCTCAGCATTcgtgcagctctgggcagggctgcaaCCCATCCTCTGTGGCAACAACCG GACCATCGAGCCTGAGGCACTGAAGCAGGGCAACATGAGTTCGCTGGGCTTCACCAGCAAGGAGCAGCGGAACTTGGGCCTCCTTGTGCATCTGATGACCAGCAACCCCAAAATCCTGTATGCACCTGTGGGCACTGAAGTTGACAAGGTCATCCTGAAG GCCAATGAGACCTTTGCCTTTGTGGGCAACGTCACCCACTACGCGAAGGCATGGCTGAACATCTCCCCCGAGATCCGAGCCTACCTGGAGGagggcaggctgcagaggcGCATCCGCTGGCTCCAGCAG TTGACCGCTGACCTCCACAAGCATCCAGAGATCCTGAATGTCTCTGACAGTGATGTTCTCCACAACTTTCTCAATGGCAACTTCTCCCTGCCCAATGCCAgcatcctgctccagcagctggataCCATTGACAATGCTGCTTGCGGCTGGGTCCGCTTCATGGCCAAG GTCAGTGTGGACATCTTCAAAGGCTTCCCGGATGAGGAGAGCATTGTCAACTACACACTGAACCAGGCCTATCAGGACAACGTCACAGTCTTTGCCA GCGTCATCTTCCAGACCAACAGGGATGGCTCATTGCCCCCCCATGTCATGTACAAGATCCGGCAGAATTCCAGCTTCACAGAGAAGACCAACGAGATCCGGCGGGCGTACTGGCGGCCTGGCCCCAACACTGGTGGCCGCTTCTACTTCCTCTATGGTTTTGTCTGGATCCAGG ACATGATGGAGCGTGCCCTCATCAACACATTTGTTGGCCATGATGTGGTGGAGCCTGGCAACTATGTACAGATGTTCCCATACCCGTGTTATACCCGGGATGA CTTTCTCTTTGTCATCGAGCACATGATGCCCCTCTGCATGGTGATCTCCTGGGTCTACTCAGTGGCCATGATGATCCAGCACATTGTGACAGAGAAGGAGCATCGCCTGAAGGAG GTGATGAAGATGATGGGCCTGAACAATGCGGTGCACTGGGTGGCTTGGTTCATCACTGGCTTTGTCCAGCTCTCCATCTCGGTCACAGCACTCACTGCCATTCTCAAGTACGGCAAGGTCCTGATGCACAGCGATGTCCTCATCATATGGCTCTTCCTTGCCATCTATGCTGTGGCCACCATCATGTTCTG CTTTCTGGTGTCAGTGCTCTACTCCAAGGCCAAGCTGGCCTCTGCCTGTGGCGGCATCATCTACTTCCTCAGCTACGTGCCATACATGTATGTGGCCATCCGGGAGGAGGTGGCACATGACAAGATCACAGCCTTTGAGAAGTGCATTGCG TCCTTCATGTCCACCACAGCCTTTGGGTTGGGCTCCAAGTACTTTGCGCTGTATGAGGTGGCTGGTGTGGGTATCCAGTGGCACACCTTCAGCCAGTCACCCGTGGAAGGAGATGACTTCAACCTCCTGCTGTCCATGATGATGCTGGTTGTGGATGCCATTGTGTATGGGGTGCTCACGTGGTACATCGAGGCCGTGCACCCGG GCATGTTCGGCCTGCCACGGCCCTGGTACTTCCCTTTCCAGAAGTCTTACTGGCTGGGCAATGGGCGCGTGGAGACCTGGGAATGGACCTGGCCATGGTCACGCAACAACCGCCTCAGCATCATGGAGGAGGATCAGGCCTGTGCCATGGAGAGCCGGAGGCTGG AGGAGACAAGGGGCATCGAGGAGGAGCCGACCCACCTCCCCTTGGTCGTCTGCATCGACAAGCTCACCAAAGTTTACAAGACAGACAAGAAGCTGGCGCTAAACAAGCTGAGCCTCAACCTCTACGAGAACCAGGTTGTGTCCTTCCTGGGGCACAATGGTGCAGGCAAGACAACTACCAT GTCCATCCTCACTGGCTTGTTCCCTCCAACATCGGGCTCTGCTACCATCTATGGCCATGATATCCGTACGGAGATGGACAAGATCCGGAAGAATCTGGGCATGTGTCCCCAGCACAACGTGCTCTTTGACAGGCTGACAGTGGAGGAGCATCTCTGGTTCTACTCGCAGCTCAAGAGCATGGCAGAGGAGGAGATCCGCAAGGAGATGGACAA GATGATCGAGGACCTGGAACTCTCCAACAAACGGCACTGCCAGGTGCAGACTCTCTCGGGCGGCATGAAGAGGAAGCTGTCGGTGGCCATTGCCTTCGTGGGTGGGTCACGGGCTGTTATCTTGGATGAGCCCACAGCTGGTGTGGACCCATACGCACGAAGGGCCATCTGGGACCTCATACTTAAGTACAAGCcag GGAGGACCATCTTGCTCTCCACACACCACATGGATGAAGCTGACCTGCTGGGGGACCGCATTGCCATCATCTCCCATGGGAAGCTCAAGTGCTGTGGTTCCCCATTGTTCCTCAAGAGCACCTATGGTGACGGCTACAAGCTGACAGTGGTGAAAAAGCAGTCGGACATCAGGAATGGCACAG aGCCAGGCCAGCCACATAGCCCCCTGGGCCACTCCTCTGtcagcccctgctctgagccTCGTGTCTCCCAGTTCATCAAGAAATATGTGGCCTCCTGCCTCCTCATCTCAGACACCAACACAGAGCTCTCCTACATCCTGCCCAGTGAGGCTGTCAAGAAGGGCTGCTTTGAGAGGCTCTTCCAG CACTTGGAGCAGAGCTTGGAAGAGCTGGACCTCACCAGTTTTGGGTTGATGGACACCACGCTGGAGGAGGTCTTCCTGAAGGTGTCTGAGGAGGACCAGTCTCTGGAGAACAGTGACGTGG ACATGAAGGAGTCCAAGGATGCCCTGCAGCCACCCACCTCTGAGCTGGGCCCAAAGTCTGAAGCCAATGGGGAGCCCCTGGCCGAAGCGGCCGTGCCAGAGAAACCTGAGGTGGAGCTCAGCAACCTTGTGACCTGCTCCAAGCTGGCACAGTCGCAGGCATCCCTGCGCTCAGTGTCCTCGGTGGGCTCCGTGCGTGGCGATGAAGGTGGGGCTTATTCCGAATTCTTTGGGGATTATGCGCCCCTGTTCGATAACCGGCAGGACCCCGATAACGTCAGTCTGCAAG aaCAAGAAGCAGAGGTAGAAGCAGAGGATCGTGACCTGGCAGGCCAGGGGAGCTTCAAGCTGGAAGGCTCATGGCTGAAGCTGCGCCAGTTCCATGGGCTGATTGTCAAACGCTTCCACTGCGCCAAGCGCAACACCAAGGCACTCTTCTCGCAGATCCTCCTGCCTGCCTTTTTCGTCTGCGTGGCCATGACTGTGGCGCTCTCTGTGCCTGAAATAG GTGACCTGCCACCCCTTATCCTCTCACCATCCCAATACCACAACTACACTCAGCCCAAGGGCAACTTCATTCCGTATGCCAACGAGGAGCGGCGTGAGTACCG AATTAGGCTGTCTCCTGATGccagccctcagcagctggTGAACACTTTCCATCTGCCTTCTGGTGTGGGGGCCACCTGTGTGCTCAAGACACCCTTCAACAACACGCTGGACCAGCCCATGCAGACCCTTAACCTCAACAGCAATGAGTCCAAGATGCTGGCAGCCAAGTACTTTGGTGCCATGTGTATCGACTCCTTCACCCAGGGCCTTCCACTTTCCAACTTTGTGCCACCACCTCCATCCCCGGCTCCCTCTGACTACCCCATGTCAGTGGATGAGGACCTGCTCCATGCCTGGAACTCCACAATCTTCTCCACTGTTAAAG GGACCGTGacctcagcccctgccctgccccgcaTCATCCATGAGCCCATCAAGTGCACATGCTCCATGCAGGGGACTGGCTTCTCCTGCCCTAGTGGTGTGGGGGGCCATCCCCCGCAGATGAAGGTGGTGACGGGGGACATCCTGACAGACATCACAGGGCGCAATGTCTCTGAGTATCTGCTCTACACCTCAGACCGCTTCCGGCTGCACAG GTATGGGGCACTCACGTTTGGGAACATCCAGAAGTCCATCCCAGCCTCCTTCGGAGCCAGGGCTCCGGCCACAGTGCGCAAGATTGCTGTGCGGAGAACAGCCCAG gtCTTCTACAACAATAAAGGCTACCACAGCATGCCCACTTACCTCAATGCCCTCAACAATGCCATCCTGAGAGCCAACCTGCCCAAGAGCAAGGGCAACCCTGCTGCCTATG GCATCACAGTCACCAATCACCCCATGAACAAAACGAGTGCCAGCCTGTCCCTGGATTACCT CCTGCAAGGCACAGATGTGGTGATCGCCATCTTCATCATTGTGGCCATGTCCTTCGTCCCAGCCAGCTTTGTAGTATTCCTGGTGGCCGAAAAGGCCACCAAGGCCAAACACCTGCAGTTTGTGAGTGGCTGTGACCCCGTCATCTACTGGTTGGCCAACTACATGTGGGACATG CTAAACTACCTGGTGCCAGCCACGTGCTGCATCATCATCCTGTTCGTGTTTGATCTCCCAGCATATACCTCTCCTACCAACTTTCCTGCtgtcctctccctcttcctgctCTATGG CTGGTCCATCACTCCTATCATGTACCCAGCGTCCTTCTGGTTTGAGGTGCCCAGCTCTGCTTACGTCTTCCTCATTGTCATCAACCTGTTCATTGGCATCACAGCCACTGTCGCCACGTTCTTGCTGCAGCTCTTTGAGCATGACAAG gacCTGAAGGTGGTGAACAGCTACCTGAAGAGTTGTTTCCTTGTGTTCCCTAACTACAACCTGGGCCATGGCCTGATGGAGATGGCCTACAATGAATACATCAATGAGTACTATGCCAAGATTG GGCAGTTTGATAAAATGAAATCACCCTTCGAATGGGACATCGTGACACGGGGGCTTGTTGCCATGACAATTGAAGGCTTTGTTGGCTTCTTCATCACCATTATGTGCCAGTACAACTTCTTCCGAAAGCCCCA GCGCCTGCCCGTCTCCACCAAACCCATCGAGGATGACATTGACGTGGCCAATGAGAGGCACCGGGTCCTGCGTGGTGATGCCGACAACGACATGCTAAAGATTGAGAACCTCACAAAG GTGTACAAGTCCCGCAAGATTGGGCGCATCTTGGCTGTGGACCGGCTGTGTGTGGGTGTGCGCCCTGGGGAATGCTTTGGGCTACTGGGTGTCAATGGTGCGGGCAAGACCACAACATTCAAGATGCTGACAGGGGATGAGAGCACCACAGGTGGAGAGGCCTTCATTAACGGACACAG CATCCTGAAGGAGCTCCTGCAGGTCCAGCAGAGCTTGGGCTACTGCCCCCAGTTTGATGCGCTCTTTGATGAGCTGACGGCCCAGGAGCACCTGGAACTCTACACCCGCCTGCGTGGCATCCCCTGGAAGGATGAGGAGCGG GTGGTCAAGTGGGCACTGAAGAAGCTGGAGTTGACCAAGTATGCAGACAAGCCTGCCAGCACCTATAGTGGTGGCAACAAGAGGAAGCTATCCACAGCCATTGCACTCATTGGATACCCAGCCTTCATCTTCCTG GATGAGCCAACCACAGGGATGGACCCCAAGGCACGGCGCTTCCTCTGGAACCTCATCCTGGATGTCATCAAAACGGGTCGCTCCGTGGTGCTCACGTCTCACAG CATGGAGGAGTGTGAGGCCCTCTGCACCCGCCTGGCCATCATGGTGAACGGGCGGCTCAAGTGTCTCGGCAGCATTCAGCACCTGAAGAATAG GTTTGGTGATGGCTACATGATCACAGTGCGCACCAAGTCCAACCTCAATGTCAAGGAGGTGGTGAGGTTCTTCAACCGTAACTTCCCTGAGGCTGTCCTCAAG GAGCGTCATCACACCAAGGCCCAGTACCAGCTGAAGTCAGACCAGATCTCACTGGCACAGATCTTCAGCAAGATGGAGCAGGTGGTGGATGTGCTGGGCATTGAAGACTACTCTGTCAGCCAAACCACATTGGACAAT gTGTTTGTGAATTTTGCCAAGAAGCAAAGTGACAACCTGGAACAGCAGGAGACCAGCCCCAACTGTGTCCTGCAGTCACCCCTGGAGCGCATGCTGAGCCTGCTGCGCCCCCGCACTGCTCCCACTGAGCTGCGGGCCCTTgtggtggaggagcaggaggactTGGAGACTGATGACGAAGGCCTCATCAGCTTTGAGGAAGAGAGG gctcaGCTCTCCTTCAACACCGACACGCTGTGCTGA